In Bufo gargarizans isolate SCDJY-AF-19 chromosome 6, ASM1485885v1, whole genome shotgun sequence, a single genomic region encodes these proteins:
- the LOC122939866 gene encoding gastrula zinc finger protein XlCGF66.1-like — translation MDRDKDKMAESIINLTLEILFRLTGEGYTVVKKTSSERCQAPVSEGWGRTLSPIMEPPPHSLIHEEINKEKILELTNKMIELLTGEVPIRCQDVTVYFSMEEWEYLEGHTDQYKDILMEDHRPLTPPGNRHD, via the exons ATGGATAGAGACAAGGATAAGATggcggagagtataataaatctcaccctagagatcctcttccggcttactggagag ggctacacagtagtgaagaagacctctagtgagcgctgtcaggcccctgtgtctgaaggatggggaagaaccctgagcccaatcatggAGCCTCCACCTCACTCCCTGATACACGAGGAAATCAATaaagagaagatcctagaactcaccaacaagatgattgagctgctgactggagag gttcctataaggtgtcaggatgtcaccgtctatttctccatggaggagtgggagtatttagaaggacacacagatcagtacaaggacattctgatggaggatcaccggcccctcacaccaccaggtaatagacatgactaa